One Natronosalvus rutilus DNA window includes the following coding sequences:
- the pstC gene encoding phosphate ABC transporter permease subunit PstC: MSTDSIAADLTGSVDGRIAKERLYHWLLFGCAALTVIVTGSIVVTLAVDAITFFRQVNVVAFLTGTEWESSRDTFGVLPLVTATLIVTVISALVAIPIGTAAAVYLSEYASDRARSVLKPALEILAGIPTVVYGYLALVYLTPWLRTAGLELSLFNLLSASIMVGIMIIPMVSSISEDAMSAVPDSLREAGYGLGATKFEVSTGVVIPAAVSGILSSYILALSRAIGETMIVVMAGGMQARMLDVTNPFANLFSSGQTMTAAMVHAVTSDATGGTPEFYSMFAIGLTLFFITFAMNLLSNRIAARYREEYQ, from the coding sequence ATGAGTACTGATTCAATAGCTGCTGACCTTACCGGGTCAGTTGATGGACGAATAGCCAAAGAACGGCTGTACCACTGGCTGCTGTTCGGTTGTGCTGCACTGACGGTTATCGTCACCGGCAGTATCGTCGTAACGCTGGCGGTGGACGCGATCACGTTTTTCCGTCAGGTCAACGTTGTCGCCTTTCTCACCGGAACAGAGTGGGAATCGAGCCGAGACACGTTCGGCGTCCTGCCGCTGGTGACTGCAACGCTGATCGTCACGGTTATCTCGGCGCTGGTCGCTATCCCGATCGGAACCGCGGCTGCAGTCTATCTGAGTGAGTACGCTAGTGACCGGGCGCGATCGGTGCTAAAGCCGGCCCTTGAGATCCTCGCAGGGATCCCGACAGTTGTCTACGGTTATCTTGCATTAGTGTACCTGACGCCGTGGCTACGCACAGCTGGGCTCGAGTTGAGCCTGTTCAATCTGCTGAGCGCGTCGATCATGGTCGGGATCATGATTATTCCAATGGTCTCTTCGATCAGCGAGGACGCTATGAGTGCAGTCCCTGACTCCCTGCGAGAAGCCGGATATGGGCTTGGTGCAACGAAGTTTGAAGTCTCGACTGGTGTCGTCATTCCGGCTGCAGTCTCTGGTATCCTCTCCTCGTACATCCTCGCGCTCTCGCGAGCGATCGGCGAGACGATGATCGTCGTGATGGCCGGCGGAATGCAGGCGCGAATGCTGGACGTAACGAACCCCTTCGCGAACCTCTTCAGCTCTGGTCAGACGATGACCGCCGCGATGGTCCACGCCGTCACGAGCGACGCGACCGGTGGAACGCCGGAGTTCTACTCGATGTTCGCGATCGGATTGACGCTGTTTTTCATCACGTTCGCTATGAACCTGTTGAGTAACCGAATCGCCGCACGCTACCGGGAGGAGTACCAATGA
- a CDS encoding GNAT family N-acetyltransferase encodes MGVEVVEIAEDECEQWDTYVERSPYRSPFHRYAALDVLAAQSDAKLHTLVGYKGEEPIGLFPVFKSVVGPITAVRSPPNVFGSTPIHLGPLRLNFERCSQQRKQKDNRRFIEQCLSWIDAEIKPDLISVLCGDRYGDVRPFRWHDYDFTISPNFTYIINLGRSEEELLRSFTNDARRNIRAYQNSELDIHIGNREDVKRLITQSNSRYQEKGLLQKVPAEIILNLYDSLGSSVVQPYVCYVNNNFVGGTLNIVEGDTMYTWIGGTAGGIELPINDALDWVAMQNGIKQGLERFDFLGAMADGVYEYKMKFNPKPRSLFHIRWASTKTHTVSTIYNRVPRIIKTAISG; translated from the coding sequence ATGGGTGTCGAGGTCGTTGAAATAGCGGAAGATGAGTGCGAGCAATGGGATACATACGTGGAACGATCTCCGTATCGGTCACCCTTTCACAGATACGCAGCGCTTGACGTGCTGGCAGCACAGAGTGACGCGAAACTCCACACACTCGTCGGATACAAGGGTGAAGAACCGATCGGTCTCTTTCCAGTATTCAAGTCAGTTGTCGGCCCGATAACGGCTGTCCGATCGCCACCGAACGTATTTGGGTCCACTCCAATTCACCTCGGTCCGCTTCGACTCAACTTCGAACGGTGTAGCCAGCAGCGAAAGCAAAAAGATAACCGGCGATTTATTGAACAGTGTCTCAGTTGGATAGATGCCGAGATAAAACCAGACTTGATCAGTGTTCTTTGCGGCGATCGATATGGCGACGTTCGACCGTTCCGTTGGCACGATTACGACTTTACGATCTCACCCAATTTCACATACATAATCAACCTTGGACGTAGCGAGGAGGAATTACTTCGTTCGTTCACCAACGATGCACGTCGAAACATCAGGGCTTACCAGAATTCGGAATTAGATATTCACATCGGTAACAGAGAAGACGTAAAACGTCTCATCACGCAGTCAAACTCCCGATATCAGGAGAAAGGGCTTCTTCAGAAGGTTCCGGCAGAGATTATTCTCAATCTATACGACTCGCTCGGATCGTCAGTTGTCCAACCCTACGTATGCTACGTGAACAACAATTTCGTGGGGGGTACGCTCAACATTGTAGAAGGAGATACAATGTACACGTGGATCGGTGGCACTGCTGGTGGTATTGAGTTACCGATAAACGATGCGCTTGACTGGGTGGCGATGCAGAACGGAATCAAACAAGGTCTCGAACGATTCGATTTCCTCGGTGCGATGGCAGATGGTGTCTACGAATACAAGATGAAGTTCAATCCGAAACCGAGATCGCTATTCCACATCCGTTGGGCATCAACGAAAACGCACACAGTCTCCACAATCTATAACCGAGTTCCAAGGATTATTAAGACGGCAATCTCCGGATGA
- a CDS encoding right-handed parallel beta-helix repeat-containing protein: MNELMNGTENDSNSSTSTEHANEKLSSCASCQSSRRTFVKGAAIAGISALGLSSTAAASGSYTKYDGEYRHVVNVVEAGADNTGERSITPVLRNIRNDNTLFYFPPGRYAMDSQLRFTGFDNVAFIGDDATLVPANYYNFDGPQYRLFRLGVGYRPGRRLRFEGFDVDQTAPDTGIRVIEAHVSDHLEVRDINVRGQHDSGTWGPGLFNVTDSSGYGIVERFRAPQGGEWIDNTPTAGERWRGPTGILANQNAGTLEFKHCTLGAFPDNGLYAAGGTGKIIVSGGTYRNSNGANIRVGGNGSEINWPSVKIDDTRPEDVTQRGIRIENGKNLHIKGAAVEITSPMPTSHAISVMPTCDSTRIERVRLDLQGNDVNHGIVISPNCGEVTIVETQINHETAGGYPLWIRNTNATDRVLAEYLTITGEAGDASGFRDGIRVERDNCRFNVTEVNQSARSGATRNAITSTADDLTVWKSTLRANQYPIVELGSESLYLEVDAESTGGKQAACLYDQSSNISIRNSRMIKGVRDLGSSSLELSNNTTA; encoded by the coding sequence ATGAATGAACTAATGAACGGTACTGAAAACGATTCTAACTCTTCTACTAGCACTGAACACGCCAACGAGAAACTGAGCAGCTGTGCTTCCTGCCAGTCCTCGAGACGGACATTCGTGAAGGGTGCGGCCATTGCGGGTATCTCTGCGCTCGGTCTCTCTTCGACCGCCGCGGCCTCGGGCTCGTACACGAAGTACGACGGCGAGTACCGACACGTCGTCAACGTCGTCGAAGCCGGCGCCGACAACACCGGGGAGCGATCGATCACTCCCGTGCTCAGGAACATTCGGAACGACAACACGCTGTTTTACTTCCCACCTGGGCGCTATGCGATGGACAGCCAGCTCCGGTTTACTGGCTTCGACAATGTCGCCTTCATCGGCGACGACGCGACGCTCGTGCCCGCGAACTACTACAACTTCGACGGCCCGCAGTACCGGCTCTTCCGTCTCGGCGTCGGCTACAGACCAGGACGCCGCCTGCGGTTCGAGGGCTTCGACGTCGACCAGACGGCCCCCGACACGGGGATTCGCGTCATCGAAGCCCACGTCTCCGATCACCTCGAAGTGCGCGACATCAACGTCCGCGGGCAACACGACAGCGGAACGTGGGGGCCAGGCCTGTTCAACGTCACTGATTCGAGCGGTTACGGCATCGTCGAGCGCTTCCGCGCCCCTCAGGGTGGCGAGTGGATCGACAACACCCCGACCGCCGGCGAGCGATGGCGCGGTCCGACCGGCATCCTGGCCAACCAGAACGCCGGCACCCTCGAGTTTAAACACTGTACGCTCGGCGCGTTCCCCGACAACGGCCTCTACGCCGCCGGCGGCACCGGAAAGATCATCGTCAGCGGCGGCACCTACCGGAACAGCAACGGCGCGAACATCCGCGTCGGCGGTAACGGCAGCGAGATCAACTGGCCAAGCGTCAAAATCGACGACACCCGCCCGGAGGACGTGACCCAGCGCGGGATCCGAATCGAGAACGGCAAAAACCTGCATATCAAAGGGGCAGCCGTCGAAATCACCTCGCCGATGCCGACCAGCCACGCGATCTCGGTGATGCCCACCTGTGACAGCACTCGAATCGAGCGCGTCCGCCTCGATCTGCAGGGCAACGACGTCAATCACGGCATCGTCATCTCGCCCAACTGCGGGGAGGTCACCATCGTCGAGACGCAGATCAACCACGAGACGGCCGGCGGCTACCCGCTGTGGATCCGCAACACGAACGCGACCGATCGTGTGCTCGCCGAATACCTCACGATCACCGGCGAGGCAGGCGATGCCTCCGGATTCCGCGACGGCATCCGCGTCGAGCGAGACAACTGCCGGTTCAACGTGACCGAGGTCAACCAGTCCGCGCGCAGTGGCGCCACCCGAAACGCGATCACGTCGACTGCCGACGACCTGACGGTCTGGAAGAGTACCCTTCGCGCGAACCAGTACCCCATCGTCGAACTCGGTTCTGAGTCGCTCTACCTGGAAGTCGACGCCGAGTCGACCGGCGGCAAACAGGCAGCCTGCCTGTACGATCAGAGTAGCAATATCTCTATCCGCAACAGTCGGATGATCAAGGGCGTGCGCGACCTCGGCTCCTCGAGCCTCGAGCTGTCGAACAACACGACCGCGTAA
- a CDS encoding PhoU domain-containing protein, whose product MSWNQLSTSSFDPIERKVQFAGNSTFVISLPKEWALEQGLEPGMSMSLYPHEDRLVAATEPVSTQDRTVAVDADAFSEEAVTRRIEAAYTGGCDRITVIGLDETNLQLRRSIQQTVNQLTGAAIRTDTDDRLTIVNLLDSSEISLPQTVSQAQQLALELHEDAIDAFVTNDADLARRVIDRDDDVDRLFSFVKHGINRGLEDVHEIDRLGTDRPSMFRNYRIAQQLERIADHAEGIARETTRQSDSPDQVFADQLETIGADTRSVIELALAGELEQAHETLSSVHETVNQIDQELYDRKEPKAYQYGKVLQLVHRTAENGINIAEAITESSLES is encoded by the coding sequence ATGAGTTGGAATCAGCTGTCGACTAGCTCGTTCGATCCGATCGAACGAAAGGTACAGTTCGCCGGGAACTCGACGTTCGTCATTTCCCTTCCGAAAGAGTGGGCACTCGAACAGGGCCTCGAGCCCGGGATGTCCATGTCACTCTATCCACACGAGGATCGACTGGTCGCCGCGACCGAACCAGTGTCAACGCAAGATCGAACGGTGGCCGTTGACGCTGATGCTTTCAGTGAAGAGGCAGTAACACGGCGTATCGAGGCGGCGTACACAGGTGGCTGTGATCGAATTACCGTGATCGGACTCGATGAAACCAACCTACAACTCCGGCGGTCGATCCAGCAAACGGTCAATCAGCTCACTGGGGCTGCGATCCGGACAGATACTGATGACCGATTAACCATCGTAAATCTGCTTGACAGTAGCGAGATATCGCTTCCACAGACAGTTTCCCAGGCACAGCAACTCGCGCTAGAATTGCACGAGGATGCGATTGATGCCTTCGTGACGAATGATGCTGACCTTGCGCGACGGGTAATCGATCGAGACGACGATGTCGATCGGCTGTTCTCGTTTGTCAAACACGGAATCAATCGTGGGCTCGAGGATGTCCACGAGATTGACCGGCTCGGAACGGATCGCCCGTCCATGTTTCGTAATTATCGTATCGCCCAGCAGCTCGAACGGATCGCTGATCATGCTGAGGGGATCGCAAGGGAAACGACACGACAGTCGGATTCGCCAGATCAGGTATTTGCTGATCAGCTCGAAACAATCGGAGCCGATACACGGTCTGTCATCGAACTGGCGCTGGCAGGCGAACTTGAACAGGCTCACGAAACACTCTCCTCCGTTCATGAGACGGTCAACCAGATCGATCAAGAACTGTATGACCGGAAAGAGCCGAAAGCGTACCAATATGGAAAGGTATTACAGCTGGTACACCGAACTGCCGAAAATGGGATTAATATCGCAGAAGCGATAACTGAATCCTCACTCGAAAGTTAA
- a CDS encoding PstS family phosphate ABC transporter substrate-binding protein — MVDSQSGRLGSTVSRRKFLGAAGSVGAAVIAGCSETNSGNGEGGNGLSGEVIVKGSSTVFPISDVMAQRFMEENQGVNVTVDSTGSGGGFENHFCPGDADINGASRLIKPEEEDHCAENDVTPVEMQIAGDAVTMAVSPENDWVDCLSFDEMAQIWQEGGAETWQDINEDWPDEEFVLYGPDTTSGTFDWFSENVLDGESHRTDYEPTEDDNIIVEGIEDDQYAIGYFGYAYYAENEDRVKALEVKESNDDECAEPSLDAAKEGTYPLARPLFVYPSEEALEKEEVYAFMEFYIENSSADWIADEIGYVPANQDIVDENMGTLEDAAGN; from the coding sequence ATGGTAGACAGCCAGTCTGGGCGTTTAGGGAGTACAGTTTCCCGACGGAAGTTCCTCGGCGCAGCCGGTTCCGTAGGGGCGGCTGTGATAGCGGGTTGTTCCGAAACGAACAGTGGAAACGGCGAAGGCGGTAATGGTCTCTCTGGTGAAGTCATTGTCAAAGGATCGAGTACGGTATTCCCAATTTCGGACGTGATGGCCCAGCGATTCATGGAGGAGAATCAAGGCGTCAATGTCACCGTCGACTCGACGGGAAGCGGCGGCGGCTTCGAGAACCACTTCTGCCCCGGCGATGCGGACATCAACGGTGCATCAAGGCTGATCAAGCCTGAAGAAGAAGACCACTGTGCAGAGAACGATGTCACGCCAGTCGAGATGCAGATCGCCGGTGACGCGGTAACGATGGCAGTTAGCCCGGAAAACGATTGGGTCGACTGTCTATCCTTCGATGAGATGGCACAAATCTGGCAGGAAGGCGGTGCCGAAACCTGGCAAGACATCAACGAGGACTGGCCCGACGAGGAGTTCGTACTCTATGGCCCTGATACAACTTCAGGAACGTTCGACTGGTTCTCCGAGAACGTCCTCGATGGTGAGAGCCACCGGACCGACTACGAGCCGACGGAAGACGACAACATCATCGTCGAAGGGATTGAGGACGACCAATACGCAATCGGCTACTTTGGCTACGCTTACTACGCCGAGAACGAGGACCGCGTAAAGGCACTCGAGGTCAAAGAGTCCAACGACGACGAGTGCGCTGAACCGAGCCTAGATGCGGCGAAAGAGGGAACGTATCCGCTGGCTCGTCCCCTGTTCGTCTATCCGTCCGAGGAGGCACTTGAAAAAGAAGAGGTCTACGCATTCATGGAGTTTTACATCGAGAACTCGTCGGCCGACTGGATCGCCGACGAAATCGGATACGTGCCAGCAAACCAGGATATCGTCGACGAGAACATGGGCACACTCGAGGACGCGGCAGGGAACTAG
- a CDS encoding zinc ribbon domain-containing protein, with translation MPRITNWTRERRTPSLVYRNTETGARTVLHRAPDSYRYKWRGALLVDGYPVESRGFETKQATVFQDALRDKPTPELSCPECPNDDVLVGEKSADGANVQRWFDCTDCGYEARSRIVYGAER, from the coding sequence ATGCCCCGAATCACCAACTGGACGCGAGAACGTCGCACACCGTCGCTCGTGTATCGAAACACCGAGACTGGAGCCCGAACCGTTCTCCATCGTGCTCCCGACTCATACCGGTATAAGTGGCGTGGTGCACTCCTCGTCGACGGCTATCCGGTCGAGTCGCGTGGCTTCGAAACGAAGCAAGCGACAGTCTTTCAGGATGCTCTTCGAGATAAACCCACCCCTGAGTTGAGCTGCCCTGAATGTCCAAACGACGACGTTCTCGTCGGCGAGAAGTCAGCTGACGGAGCGAACGTACAGCGATGGTTCGACTGCACCGACTGTGGCTACGAAGCCCGCTCAAGGATCGTCTACGGCGCTGAACGGTGA
- a CDS encoding DUF7567 family protein, producing MSLEIIDRHSRALFEFLWCPVCGHDVFSHIPFEGVFCKNCNTLVEFQEAMEDRSYEDAVLACFDTDTTWNLQIDEKLRRDLPDGSARVKILGAPCAYEVDWRSPEPGDEWEAVERGELDDANEPEEVSHLA from the coding sequence ATGAGTCTTGAAATCATTGACCGCCACAGCAGAGCACTGTTCGAATTCCTCTGGTGTCCAGTCTGCGGACACGACGTGTTCAGTCACATTCCCTTCGAAGGAGTGTTCTGCAAGAACTGCAACACGCTGGTCGAATTCCAGGAGGCTATGGAGGATCGCAGCTACGAAGATGCCGTTCTCGCCTGCTTCGATACCGATACGACCTGGAATCTCCAGATCGACGAGAAGTTGCGTCGCGACCTTCCCGATGGATCCGCCCGGGTGAAGATTCTCGGCGCGCCGTGCGCCTACGAGGTCGATTGGCGGAGTCCGGAGCCGGGTGACGAATGGGAGGCGGTCGAACGTGGTGAGCTCGACGATGCCAATGAGCCAGAAGAGGTGTCGCATCTGGCGTAG
- a CDS encoding response regulator, whose amino-acid sequence MNSDNSPVVLIVEDEPDVAETYKRWLRSEYDVRVAASGSEALDQLDGTVDVVLLDRMMPEMSGSEVLEEIRNQGIDCRVAMVTAVDPDFDIIEMGFDEYVTKPPDRDELEATVERLLERASLDDALQEYYSLVARRSALQAEKSTGELASNDEYDELINKIDTMRETVDASLGDMASNTDFVGAVREIMGDEELSTGDTETKENQE is encoded by the coding sequence ATGAATTCAGACAACTCCCCTGTGGTTCTCATCGTTGAGGATGAACCGGACGTCGCGGAGACTTACAAACGATGGCTCCGTTCCGAGTACGATGTTCGTGTTGCCGCAAGCGGAAGTGAAGCGCTCGATCAACTCGACGGCACGGTCGACGTCGTCTTGCTCGATCGAATGATGCCGGAGATGTCCGGGAGTGAGGTCCTTGAGGAGATCCGGAATCAAGGGATCGACTGTCGTGTAGCGATGGTCACCGCTGTCGACCCCGATTTCGATATTATCGAGATGGGGTTCGACGAGTATGTTACCAAGCCTCCCGATCGAGATGAGTTAGAAGCGACTGTCGAGCGACTGCTTGAGCGAGCGTCGCTGGATGATGCACTCCAAGAGTATTACTCGCTAGTCGCCCGACGGAGTGCACTCCAAGCCGAAAAATCGACCGGTGAGTTAGCGTCGAATGACGAATACGACGAGTTAATCAATAAAATAGACACTATGCGTGAGACAGTTGATGCTAGCCTCGGGGATATGGCCTCAAATACCGACTTCGTCGGTGCGGTACGTGAGATTATGGGCGACGAAGAACTGTCCACGGGTGATACTGAAACAAAGGAGAATCAAGAATGA
- the pstA gene encoding phosphate ABC transporter permease PstA, whose translation MATTDDGTGHWFGADGQVSQLRGTLFKLSCLGATLLALGLVFVFLLYVFNDAIRPASADTGWLLTVGGATVLPAAALAVYYYRRDTRAGEVAYTAFGLPIVTTLLAGGVLIVFRDIITAHEWLAFVVAAAIAYAVVALHRRVRSNSATALERAAIAVLVPVLAIIGVPGFSVDRSIQTPLLGQELFTLSVSVPSLVPSLRGLILAQPALPIPPLSLLLAFTIPIAAAAAWHIRRVRECDRDAAIAGGATVAVAGLGLIAAPLVGLPTTAWVVMTTVVGIPVGLYVESVFRRREGVTGLAFPVVIAFGAALAFAVVETLGFAGPNLWLDWSFLMSGHNTTPREAGIYPALVGSVMMLIVVSVAAFPIGVGAAVYLEEYAPSQGHLSSVVELIEINIANLAGVPSVVYGVLGLALFVRGIGMQAGIVVVGGLTIALLILPIVIVSAQEAIRGVPDSMRQASYGMGATKWQTVRNVVLPRAMPGILTGTILALGRAIGETAPLLMIGAAAVVRVPPDTFFSLFSAMPRQIYSWSRLIDADFRYGVLAAGVVTLLVVLLMLNGTAIVLRNKYQRQE comes from the coding sequence ATGGCAACTACTGACGACGGAACCGGACACTGGTTCGGGGCTGACGGCCAAGTTAGCCAGCTCCGAGGGACCCTGTTCAAGCTATCCTGTCTCGGTGCAACGCTGCTGGCCCTTGGGCTCGTGTTCGTGTTCCTGTTGTACGTGTTCAACGACGCCATCCGACCGGCCTCGGCTGATACAGGCTGGCTCCTCACGGTTGGTGGAGCAACCGTTCTTCCTGCGGCTGCTCTCGCGGTATACTATTATCGGCGCGATACCAGAGCAGGCGAGGTCGCGTACACTGCGTTCGGGTTGCCCATCGTGACGACGCTCCTCGCCGGCGGTGTCCTCATCGTCTTCAGAGACATCATCACCGCCCACGAGTGGCTCGCATTTGTTGTAGCTGCCGCCATTGCGTACGCGGTTGTTGCGCTCCACCGTCGAGTACGGAGCAACTCGGCTACCGCCCTCGAACGAGCCGCAATTGCCGTGCTTGTACCGGTCCTTGCAATTATTGGCGTGCCAGGATTCAGCGTGGACCGTTCGATCCAGACACCGCTGCTCGGACAGGAATTGTTTACCCTCTCGGTTTCGGTACCCTCCCTCGTTCCGAGCCTTCGAGGATTAATCCTCGCACAACCTGCCCTGCCGATCCCGCCATTGTCTCTCCTGCTGGCGTTCACGATTCCGATCGCCGCGGCAGCCGCCTGGCATATCCGACGCGTCCGGGAATGTGACCGCGACGCGGCCATCGCCGGCGGGGCGACCGTCGCCGTTGCCGGCCTCGGCCTCATTGCCGCGCCGCTAGTTGGCCTCCCGACCACCGCATGGGTCGTCATGACAACCGTCGTCGGCATTCCGGTTGGACTGTATGTTGAATCCGTCTTCCGGCGGCGCGAGGGTGTTACTGGACTGGCGTTCCCGGTCGTCATTGCCTTCGGGGCGGCGCTCGCGTTCGCCGTCGTCGAGACGCTCGGCTTTGCCGGACCGAACCTCTGGCTCGACTGGAGTTTCCTGATGAGCGGTCACAACACGACGCCGCGGGAGGCGGGGATCTACCCTGCACTTGTTGGTTCAGTGATGATGCTAATCGTCGTCTCCGTGGCGGCGTTCCCAATTGGCGTCGGCGCCGCAGTCTATCTCGAGGAGTACGCCCCGAGTCAGGGACACCTTAGTTCGGTCGTGGAACTCATCGAGATCAACATTGCGAACCTCGCTGGCGTTCCGTCAGTCGTCTATGGTGTGCTCGGGCTCGCATTGTTCGTCCGTGGAATCGGAATGCAGGCTGGGATCGTCGTCGTTGGTGGATTGACGATTGCGTTGCTGATCCTGCCGATCGTCATCGTCTCTGCACAGGAGGCGATCCGCGGCGTGCCGGACTCAATGCGCCAGGCCTCGTACGGCATGGGTGCCACGAAGTGGCAGACCGTTCGCAATGTCGTACTCCCCAGGGCGATGCCCGGTATCCTGACGGGAACGATCCTCGCGCTCGGCCGTGCGATCGGCGAGACTGCTCCGCTGCTGATGATCGGAGCCGCAGCGGTCGTTCGCGTTCCGCCGGACACGTTCTTCAGCCTGTTCAGCGCGATGCCGCGACAGATCTACTCCTGGTCGCGACTGATCGACGCCGACTTCCGATACGGCGTCCTCGCGGCAGGAGTCGTCACGCTTCTCGTCGTGCTGTTGATGCTGAACGGAACCGCCATCGTCCTGCGAAACAAGTACCAGCGCCAAGAGTAA
- a CDS encoding DUF4352 domain-containing protein gives MQRRKLLVVGATACGTILAGCSSSEDDEEPSPVDGDDTENSNGNEKSDGGDNTAEETEAEDTEKVIGALVDGDQMHLVVEDVAHRTELGGFFEADEGNEFVVISLAMKNVSDGFLEVSNLLQASLRDSKDSSYNRTFVGGKEPTFNDGQFVPGEVGRGIIVFEVPEDASGLELQFDFDVSAFGDVNQAHIDLELETNVHTLEQDLQVEIYSAGQEIEYGGTEVAINSVEFEDNLGRFAKPDPGNEYAVIDISITNETGEEQRVSTLLQMLVKDKKGYSYQEDWAATTELDQEFDESSPIEDGETRRGKVVYQVEEDLSPLYWVFEFNMWINGDKSFWQLR, from the coding sequence ATGCAACGACGAAAACTACTGGTAGTTGGCGCAACAGCGTGTGGGACGATTCTTGCGGGCTGTAGTTCAAGCGAAGACGATGAGGAACCGAGTCCGGTTGATGGCGATGATACCGAAAATAGTAATGGAAACGAGAAGAGCGATGGCGGCGACAATACAGCCGAAGAAACCGAAGCGGAGGATACGGAGAAAGTGATTGGTGCACTGGTCGATGGCGATCAGATGCACCTAGTCGTTGAAGACGTAGCCCATCGAACAGAACTGGGCGGTTTTTTCGAGGCTGACGAGGGAAACGAATTCGTTGTCATTTCACTGGCAATGAAGAACGTCTCCGATGGGTTCCTCGAGGTATCGAACCTGCTACAGGCCAGCCTCCGTGACAGTAAGGATTCTTCATACAACAGAACGTTCGTTGGAGGTAAAGAGCCGACATTCAACGATGGCCAGTTCGTCCCTGGAGAAGTCGGCCGTGGCATAATTGTCTTCGAGGTACCGGAAGACGCAAGCGGACTTGAACTCCAATTTGATTTTGATGTCTCAGCCTTTGGCGATGTCAACCAAGCCCACATCGATCTCGAATTGGAGACCAATGTTCACACCCTTGAGCAAGACCTCCAGGTAGAGATCTACAGCGCCGGCCAGGAAATCGAATATGGAGGGACTGAGGTCGCGATCAACAGCGTCGAATTCGAGGACAACCTTGGTCGATTCGCCAAGCCTGACCCGGGCAATGAATACGCTGTGATTGATATTTCAATCACAAACGAAACAGGCGAAGAGCAGCGTGTCTCGACACTACTACAGATGTTGGTAAAGGACAAAAAGGGCTATAGTTATCAAGAGGATTGGGCTGCTACTACAGAACTGGACCAAGAATTCGATGAATCGAGTCCGATAGAAGATGGTGAAACCCGTCGTGGGAAGGTCGTATACCAGGTTGAAGAAGACCTGAGCCCGCTGTACTGGGTATTCGAGTTCAATATGTGGATTAACGGCGACAAATCGTTCTGGCAACTACGGTAG
- the pstB gene encoding phosphate ABC transporter ATP-binding protein PstB, protein MSHNTTSNTDTSTESQPESNENAKQDTAESTYTTVESDSLLKSSIGTADHGQSTNDTVPIIETHDLDVYYGDEQALQSVEMTIQEKRVTALIGPSGCGKSTFLRSINRMNDLIDLARVEGEVEFQGKNVYDENVDPVALRRKIGMVFQKPNPFPKSIYDNVAYGLRVQGLADEVDLDAAVERALKNAALWDEVADQLDKSALELSGGQQQRLCIARAIATDPEVLLMDEPASALDPVATSKIEDLIDDLAEEYTVVIVTHNMQQAARISDKTAVFLTGGKLVEYDDTSKIFENPEHDRVEDYITGKFG, encoded by the coding sequence ATGAGCCACAATACCACATCCAACACCGATACCAGTACCGAATCGCAGCCTGAGAGCAACGAGAATGCCAAGCAGGATACGGCTGAGTCAACCTACACGACCGTCGAAAGCGACTCACTACTCAAGTCATCGATTGGGACAGCTGATCATGGTCAATCTACAAATGATACTGTGCCAATTATCGAGACTCACGACCTTGATGTCTATTATGGCGACGAGCAGGCACTCCAGAGCGTCGAAATGACCATTCAGGAAAAACGGGTCACAGCGCTGATCGGTCCCTCGGGGTGTGGTAAATCGACGTTCTTGCGGTCGATCAATCGAATGAACGATCTCATTGACCTTGCTCGGGTTGAGGGCGAGGTCGAATTCCAGGGCAAAAACGTCTATGACGAGAATGTGGATCCTGTTGCCCTGCGCCGCAAGATTGGGATGGTATTTCAGAAGCCAAACCCGTTCCCAAAATCGATCTACGATAACGTTGCCTACGGTCTTCGTGTCCAGGGTCTTGCTGATGAGGTTGACCTCGATGCTGCCGTCGAGCGTGCATTGAAGAACGCGGCGTTGTGGGACGAAGTAGCAGATCAGCTCGACAAGTCGGCACTCGAACTCTCAGGCGGCCAGCAACAGCGCCTCTGTATCGCCCGCGCAATCGCCACTGACCCAGAAGTCCTCCTGATGGACGAACCGGCCTCGGCGCTGGATCCGGTCGCAACTTCGAAAATTGAGGATCTCATCGACGACCTCGCCGAGGAGTATACGGTCGTGATCGTCACCCATAATATGCAACAGGCTGCGAGAATTTCGGATAAAACTGCTGTCTTCCTCACCGGGGGAAAGCTCGTCGAGTACGACGACACTTCCAAGATCTTCGAAAACCCCGAACACGATCGCGTTGAAGACTACATCACCGGAAAATTCGGGTAG